A window of Metabacillus sp. B2-18 contains these coding sequences:
- a CDS encoding type I restriction endonuclease subunit R — MQSNTKESGLETLIVEHLVNNNGYEQGTNNNYNKDYAIDETRLFNFLQDTQPDRLEKLGVFKSDLNKTKFLNRLQGEITKNGIIEVLRRGIKIYPVTLDLFYITPSQENANAKELYNKNIFSVTRQLMYSRDNTKLALDFAIFINGLPIITCELKNRLTKQNVEDAVYQYKTDRDPRELLFNFGRCMVHFAVDDNEVKMCTKLDGKRSWFLPFNKGYNDGAGNPPNPNGIKTDYLWKEILVKDELANIIENYAQIVEEKDDETKKVKKTQIFPRYHQLSGVESILADVSEKGAGQKYLIQHSAGSGKSNSIAWLAHQLVSLTKDGKSVFDSVIVVTDRINLDKQIKNTIKSFMQVSNTVGHAESSGDLKKHLQDGKKIIITIVHKFPYILEDIGNQHRKNNFAIIIDEAHSSQSGNMSAKMNMTLSDKYEDSEEETIEDKIVKILEGRKMLTNASYFAFTATPKNKTLEMFGVPYEADGKIKHRPFHVYTMKQAVQERFIIDVLRDYTPIKSYYKIAKIVEDDPMFDKKKAQKKLRKYVESNEKAIELKSEIMVDHFHDQVIAKGKIGGKARAMVVTSSIERAIQYYYSISAYLEKRKSSFKAIVAFSGEKEFGGKKLTESAINGFPSNEIEKKLKKDPYRILVVANKFQTGYDEPLLHTMYVDKVLTDIKAVQTLSRLNRAHPQKHDTFVLDFANETDIIKEAFSKYYQTTVLSDETDPDKLNDIESDIKRYHVFTDYHIDTIVELYLNGADRDKLDPILDICANNYEDELDENEQIDFKSKAKVFTRTYGFLASILPYGNAEWEKLSIFLNLLIPKLPAPKEEDLSKGILEAIDLDSYRAEAQAKMSIVLEDSPYYEIPPVPTTAGGGKPDPELDLLSNIISTFHDLFGNIPWKDEDQVKKHIASIPEVVAKDKDYQNAMKNSDKQNAKIESQKALNRAVINLMTDNMEIFKQYNDNDSFKKWLTDMVFNVTYNTDGEVFTGNPEIE, encoded by the coding sequence ATGCAATCTAACACAAAAGAGTCAGGATTAGAAACGCTTATTGTTGAACATCTTGTAAATAATAATGGTTATGAGCAAGGGACAAATAATAACTACAACAAAGATTATGCAATAGATGAAACACGATTATTTAATTTTTTACAAGATACTCAACCAGATCGACTTGAAAAATTAGGAGTATTTAAAAGCGATTTAAATAAGACTAAGTTTTTAAATCGTTTACAAGGAGAAATTACAAAAAACGGTATCATTGAAGTTTTGAGAAGGGGTATAAAGATTTACCCTGTTACACTTGATTTGTTTTATATCACACCTTCTCAGGAAAATGCCAATGCAAAAGAATTGTATAACAAAAATATATTCAGTGTAACAAGACAACTGATGTATTCAAGAGATAATACAAAGCTTGCTCTTGATTTTGCTATTTTCATTAATGGTCTGCCAATCATTACTTGTGAGTTGAAAAATAGATTGACAAAACAAAATGTTGAAGATGCAGTGTATCAATATAAAACTGACCGAGACCCACGAGAACTTCTTTTTAATTTCGGTAGATGCATGGTTCACTTTGCGGTGGATGATAACGAAGTTAAGATGTGCACAAAACTTGATGGTAAAAGGTCTTGGTTCCTTCCGTTTAACAAAGGCTATAATGATGGAGCTGGAAATCCTCCTAATCCTAATGGAATCAAAACGGACTATCTATGGAAAGAGATATTAGTAAAAGATGAACTGGCTAATATAATAGAAAACTATGCACAAATTGTTGAAGAGAAAGACGATGAAACGAAAAAGGTAAAAAAGACACAAATTTTTCCTCGTTACCATCAACTTTCAGGGGTAGAGTCTATTTTAGCCGATGTAAGCGAAAAAGGTGCTGGTCAAAAGTATCTTATCCAACACAGTGCAGGTAGTGGAAAATCGAATTCTATCGCATGGCTTGCTCATCAGCTTGTTTCTCTTACCAAAGATGGAAAAAGTGTTTTTGATTCTGTTATTGTCGTTACCGATAGGATTAATCTAGATAAGCAGATTAAGAATACGATTAAGAGTTTTATGCAGGTGTCTAACACAGTAGGTCATGCTGAAAGCTCTGGAGACCTAAAAAAGCATCTTCAAGATGGGAAGAAAATCATTATTACAATTGTTCATAAATTCCCCTATATCCTTGAGGATATCGGAAATCAGCATAGAAAAAATAACTTTGCTATTATAATTGACGAAGCTCACTCGAGCCAAAGTGGTAATATGTCTGCGAAAATGAATATGACTCTATCTGATAAATATGAGGATAGTGAAGAGGAGACTATTGAAGATAAGATAGTAAAGATTTTAGAGGGCAGAAAAATGCTCACAAATGCTAGTTATTTTGCATTTACTGCCACACCTAAAAATAAAACTCTAGAAATGTTCGGTGTTCCCTATGAAGCAGATGGAAAAATAAAACACAGGCCGTTTCATGTATACACAATGAAACAGGCTGTTCAAGAAAGATTTATTATTGATGTTCTTAGAGATTATACTCCAATCAAGAGTTACTATAAGATTGCTAAAATAGTAGAAGATGACCCGATGTTTGATAAGAAAAAGGCTCAGAAAAAGCTTAGAAAATATGTGGAGTCGAACGAAAAGGCAATTGAGTTGAAATCGGAAATAATGGTTGACCATTTTCACGACCAAGTTATTGCCAAAGGTAAAATTGGTGGAAAGGCTCGTGCAATGGTAGTGACCAGCAGCATTGAGAGGGCAATACAATATTACTATTCTATATCAGCATATTTGGAAAAGAGAAAGAGCTCATTTAAAGCAATTGTAGCTTTTTCTGGGGAAAAGGAGTTCGGGGGTAAAAAGTTAACGGAGAGTGCCATTAATGGCTTTCCGAGTAATGAAATCGAGAAGAAGCTTAAAAAAGACCCTTATAGAATTTTGGTCGTTGCCAATAAGTTTCAAACGGGGTATGATGAGCCACTTCTTCATACAATGTATGTTGATAAAGTGTTGACAGATATTAAGGCGGTTCAGACCTTATCAAGGCTAAATCGAGCACATCCACAGAAACATGATACTTTTGTATTGGATTTTGCCAATGAAACAGATATTATTAAAGAAGCATTTTCTAAATATTATCAGACTACCGTTCTTTCTGATGAAACTGACCCAGACAAGCTAAATGATATTGAAAGTGATATTAAAAGATATCACGTATTTACAGATTATCACATAGATACCATTGTTGAGCTTTATTTGAATGGAGCAGATAGAGATAAGCTAGATCCAATTTTAGATATATGTGCAAATAACTATGAAGATGAGTTAGACGAAAATGAGCAAATAGATTTTAAGAGTAAGGCAAAAGTCTTTACTAGAACATATGGCTTTTTAGCATCAATATTGCCTTATGGAAATGCAGAATGGGAAAAGCTATCTATCTTTTTAAATCTATTAATACCGAAACTTCCTGCACCGAAGGAAGAAGATTTATCTAAAGGTATTCTTGAGGCAATTGATTTAGATAGTTATAGGGCAGAAGCACAGGCGAAAATGTCTATTGTTCTGGAAGATTCACCATATTATGAAATCCCCCCAGTTCCTACAACTGCTGGAGGTGGAAAGCCTGACCCAGAGCTTGATTTATTAAGTAATATAATATCGACTTTCCACGACCTTTTCGGAAACATTCCTTGGAAAGATGAAGACCAAGTCAAAAAGCATATTGCATCTATTCCAGAAGTTGTAGCAAAGGATAAAGATTACCAAAATGCTATGAAAAATTCCGATAAACAAAACGCCAAAATTGAGAGTCAAAAGGCATTAAATAGAGCAGTAATTAATTTAATGACAGATAATATGGAAATCTTTAAGCAATATAACGATAATGACTCATTTAAGAAGTGGCTCACTGATATGGTGTTTAATGTAACTTACAACACAGATGGTGAAGTATTCACTGGGAATCCTGAGATAGAATAG
- a CDS encoding type I restriction-modification system subunit M, which translates to MNNQTYNQIVSFIWSIADDCLRDVYVRGKYRDVILPMTVIRRLDAVLEPTKDTVLQMKDALDKAEVVNQTAALCNVAGQAFCNSSPFTLKDLKSRAKQQQLKSDFLAYLDGFSPNVQEILEKFKFRNQIDTMIEADILGAVIEKFVSPKINLSPKPIKDDNGEIQIPGLDNHTMGVIFEELIRKFNEENNEEAGEHFTPRDVVELMADITFLPVADKIKDAPYLVYDGACGTGGMLTIADERLHQLAKEHNKSISTYLYGQEINPETYAITKADLLIKGEAIQDDNVAYGSTLSNDGFPTYNFDFMLSNPPYGKSWKTDLDRLGGKSDISDTRFIVSHAGEPDFKMIPRSSDGQMLFLANKISKMKHDTELGSRIVEVHSGSSLFTGDAGQGESNLRRYIIENDWLEAIIALPENMFYNTGIATYIWVVTNRKAPHRIGKVQLIDATGLKSSLRKNLGNKNCEFTPRIRKQISDMLINFEQNEQSKVFDNEEFGYHKITVERPLRLSVNLAKENLEAFAKICEHQKETTLMPVIYVVADKLQYTTIPDFNLFVKELGKVAAELNVKIPVKRLNLIKNSLAQIDENAEKVIKKIYKPSKVEANPLYGLFNTIIDGKQCIVEYETDSNLRDTEQIPLLHEGGIEKFLLDEVLSFAPDAWIDESKTQIGYEISFTKYFYKPVQLRTLDEIAEDIKALEAETDGLLNEIIGG; encoded by the coding sequence GTGAATAATCAAACATATAATCAAATTGTTAGTTTTATCTGGAGCATTGCCGATGATTGCCTTCGTGACGTATATGTACGGGGGAAATATAGAGATGTAATTTTACCTATGACAGTAATTAGAAGACTGGATGCAGTATTAGAACCAACAAAAGACACTGTTTTGCAGATGAAAGATGCATTGGATAAAGCAGAAGTGGTAAATCAAACAGCTGCACTTTGTAATGTAGCAGGACAAGCTTTTTGTAATTCCTCACCATTTACTCTAAAAGACCTTAAGTCGAGAGCGAAGCAGCAACAGCTTAAGTCTGACTTTCTTGCATATTTAGATGGTTTCTCACCTAATGTGCAAGAAATACTTGAGAAGTTTAAGTTTAGAAATCAAATTGACACGATGATTGAAGCAGACATCCTAGGTGCTGTAATTGAGAAGTTTGTAAGTCCTAAGATTAACCTAAGTCCTAAACCGATCAAAGACGACAATGGTGAGATACAAATTCCAGGGCTTGATAACCATACGATGGGGGTAATCTTCGAGGAACTTATCCGTAAATTTAACGAAGAAAACAATGAGGAAGCTGGTGAGCATTTCACACCTCGTGATGTAGTTGAGCTTATGGCAGATATCACGTTCTTACCAGTAGCAGATAAAATTAAGGATGCACCTTACCTTGTGTACGATGGAGCTTGTGGAACAGGTGGTATGTTAACTATCGCAGATGAAAGGTTGCATCAATTGGCTAAAGAGCATAACAAAAGTATTTCTACTTATCTATACGGTCAAGAAATTAACCCAGAAACGTATGCAATCACTAAAGCTGATTTGCTCATAAAAGGTGAGGCTATACAGGATGATAATGTAGCCTACGGTTCTACTTTATCTAATGATGGATTCCCAACATATAATTTTGATTTTATGTTATCGAATCCACCTTACGGGAAGAGTTGGAAAACAGACTTAGACCGTCTTGGGGGTAAATCAGATATCTCAGATACACGATTTATTGTTTCTCATGCAGGAGAGCCAGATTTTAAGATGATTCCACGCTCAAGTGACGGACAGATGTTATTTTTGGCAAACAAAATTAGCAAAATGAAGCACGATACTGAATTGGGTAGTCGGATTGTCGAAGTTCATAGCGGTTCCTCCCTCTTTACAGGCGATGCTGGTCAAGGTGAGAGTAATCTTAGAAGGTATATCATCGAAAACGATTGGCTTGAAGCGATTATTGCATTGCCAGAAAATATGTTTTATAACACAGGCATCGCGACTTATATTTGGGTTGTTACTAATAGAAAAGCGCCACACAGAATAGGAAAAGTTCAACTGATAGATGCAACAGGTCTTAAAAGTTCTTTAAGAAAAAACTTGGGTAACAAGAATTGTGAATTTACGCCTAGAATTAGAAAACAGATTTCTGACATGCTTATTAATTTTGAACAAAACGAGCAGTCTAAGGTATTTGATAATGAAGAGTTCGGTTACCATAAGATTACAGTTGAAAGACCTTTACGTTTAAGTGTAAATCTCGCAAAAGAAAACTTAGAAGCATTTGCGAAAATCTGTGAGCATCAAAAAGAAACAACATTAATGCCTGTTATTTATGTGGTAGCAGATAAATTACAATATACAACAATTCCTGACTTTAACTTGTTCGTAAAAGAGTTAGGTAAGGTAGCAGCAGAATTAAATGTAAAAATACCTGTTAAAAGATTGAACCTAATAAAAAATAGTCTAGCTCAAATAGATGAAAACGCAGAAAAAGTAATAAAAAAAATATACAAGCCTAGCAAGGTTGAAGCAAATCCACTATATGGTTTATTCAATACAATAATTGATGGTAAACAATGTATTGTGGAATATGAGACAGATAGCAATCTGAGAGATACGGAGCAAATACCTTTACTTCATGAAGGTGGCATTGAAAAATTCTTATTAGATGAAGTATTATCTTTTGCTCCAGATGCATGGATTGACGAAAGTAAAACGCAAATTGGCTATGAAATTAGTTTTACAAAATATTTTTATAAGCCAGTTCAATTGCGTACGCTTGATGAAATAGCAGAAGACATTAAAGCATTAGAAGCAGAAACTGATGGATTGCTTAATGAAATTATAGGGGGTTAA
- a CDS encoding recombinase family protein: MPKTVAYIRVSSKEQNLSRQIDEMKKLGIEEKYIYEDKASGKDMARIGYQYMKKSLEKGDLLIVKSIDRIGRNSKEIMKEWQEITHELGVDIKVIDMPLLDTTQHRDLLGTFVSDIVLQILAFVSENERQNILKRQAEGIAAAKARGKHLGRPRKEIPNEFPILYGQWKNDEIMAVEFMEIVNMTKGTFYRKVKEFEESLAVK; this comes from the coding sequence ATGCCAAAAACAGTAGCATATATTCGTGTTTCAAGTAAGGAGCAAAATCTTTCTCGTCAAATCGATGAAATGAAGAAACTAGGCATCGAAGAAAAATACATATATGAAGATAAAGCGAGTGGAAAAGATATGGCTAGAATCGGATACCAGTATATGAAAAAATCCTTAGAAAAAGGTGATTTGCTAATCGTTAAATCGATTGACCGTATTGGTAGAAATAGTAAGGAAATTATGAAGGAGTGGCAAGAAATTACTCATGAACTCGGTGTTGATATTAAAGTAATTGATATGCCATTATTAGATACCACGCAGCATAGAGATTTGTTAGGAACCTTTGTAAGCGATATTGTCCTTCAAATTCTAGCTTTCGTAAGTGAGAACGAGCGTCAAAATATTCTTAAACGGCAAGCCGAAGGAATAGCAGCAGCTAAAGCAAGAGGTAAGCACTTAGGGAGACCTAGAAAAGAGATACCCAATGAGTTCCCTATCCTATATGGGCAGTGGAAGAATGATGAAATCATGGCTGTAGAATTTATGGAAATCGTTAATATGACAAAGGGAACCTTTTATAGAAAAGTAAAAGAATTCGAAGAATCATTAGCGGTTAAATAA
- a CDS encoding restriction endonuclease subunit S: protein MATNLKPYGEYKDTEYDWLGDVPEHWKRVTVRSITKLSNERNGTRDDLELLSVYREYGVIRKSSRDDNHNVESQDLSNYKFVDNGYIVLNKMKMWQGSLGVSKYRGIVSPAYIVCKLVGELNFKYIHYLLRSPQFKTQYNRISYGVRIGQWDMRYDDFKNIKLYLPPLDEQEQIVKYLDSQLAKINKFIKSKKKLISVLKEQKQAVINEAVTKGINPNVKMKPSGVDWLSDIPEHWEVRRLKNLGKATIGLTYSPADLVDETGTLVLRSSNIKDGRIELSNNVFVKKDIPEKLRTKINDILICSRNGSRELVGKSAMIDKTSAGLSFGAFTTVFRSEYNTFLFQVFNSMLFKYQCGTFFTSTINQLTINNLNRLVVPFPPVKEQEEIVSHLINETKVFDKGIETIEREIYLITEYRTRLISDVVTGKVDVRNAIVDEIIEVDIEIDEKELNDNDEVVDSEECEV, encoded by the coding sequence ATGGCTACTAATCTTAAACCCTATGGGGAGTATAAGGATACTGAGTATGATTGGTTAGGAGATGTACCAGAACATTGGAAAAGAGTAACAGTAAGGTCAATTACTAAGCTTTCTAATGAAAGAAATGGAACTAGAGATGATTTGGAACTATTGTCGGTTTATCGAGAATATGGGGTAATAAGGAAGTCATCGAGAGATGATAATCATAATGTTGAAAGTCAAGATTTATCGAATTATAAATTTGTAGATAATGGCTATATAGTTTTAAACAAAATGAAAATGTGGCAGGGTTCGCTTGGTGTATCTAAATATAGAGGAATAGTTAGTCCTGCATATATAGTTTGTAAACTTGTAGGTGAATTAAATTTTAAGTATATCCACTATTTACTTAGGTCCCCTCAATTTAAGACGCAATATAATAGAATTTCGTATGGTGTCCGTATAGGTCAGTGGGATATGCGATATGATGACTTTAAAAATATAAAATTGTACTTGCCACCTCTTGATGAACAGGAGCAAATCGTTAAATATTTGGATTCACAGCTTGCGAAAATTAATAAATTTATAAAGAGCAAAAAAAAGCTGATTTCAGTTCTAAAAGAGCAAAAACAAGCAGTTATTAACGAGGCAGTAACTAAAGGGATTAATCCAAATGTAAAAATGAAGCCAAGTGGAGTTGATTGGCTTAGTGACATACCCGAACATTGGGAAGTTAGGCGATTAAAGAATCTGGGGAAGGCTACAATAGGTTTGACTTATAGTCCAGCAGATTTAGTTGATGAAACAGGAACACTTGTTTTACGTTCGTCAAATATTAAGGATGGTAGAATTGAATTAAGTAATAATGTATTTGTTAAAAAAGATATTCCAGAAAAGCTAAGAACAAAAATAAATGATATATTGATATGTTCTAGAAACGGAAGTCGAGAATTAGTAGGAAAAAGTGCAATGATTGATAAGACTAGTGCAGGATTATCATTTGGAGCGTTTACAACAGTATTTAGAAGTGAATACAATACATTTTTGTTTCAAGTTTTTAATTCAATGTTATTCAAATATCAATGTGGAACATTTTTTACATCTACTATAAACCAATTAACTATTAATAATTTGAATAGGTTAGTAGTGCCTTTTCCTCCTGTAAAGGAGCAAGAAGAAATAGTGTCGCACCTTATCAATGAAACGAAAGTATTTGACAAAGGTATAGAAACAATTGAAAGGGAAATCTACCTAATAACAGAATACCGTACACGTCTTATTTCTGACGTTGTTACAGGTAAAGTTGATGTACGAAATGCTATTGTTGATGAAATTATTGAAGTTGATATAGAAATTGACGAAAAAGAATTAAATGACAATGATGAAGTTGTAGATAGCGAGGAGTGTGAGGTTTAA